The segment TTCCGCTTTGAAAGGTAACTTTCCACCTTCAATCGATTTTGTCAGATCATCGTACTCAACTTTGAATTCATCCAGTGTCTGACGCAACGCGTCAACCTTTGTCCACTGGTCAGCAAAATCAACAAGCGCAATTTGAGCTGCTTTTACAGTCGTTACGCTCAAAACGAGGTTCAAAATACAGAACCATGCAAACAAACGGAGAAACATAAGTTAACCTCCTTTAGTTAGGCAATACCCTCAAAAAAACAAAACATGTTCTTGAATCACACACTATTTGGTTTTGTGCAGAGCGCATACACGTATGGTGAAGTCAACTGCTGGTTTGGCACACGAAACCCGACTAAGAGATTACCAACGACAATATCCGTTAGATTGACACACTTACAGAGCACTTCATGCCCCCACTTACCAATAACTGCCCGCCACGGCGAATAATCAACAACGCTCAACTTCAAGGGACCGCCTGTATATCCAAACTCTGTAACGTGAAATCCTGAGTCTCGTAACGCTGCATCGAGGTCAGTTGGCAGAATTACCTTGTGTGTCGCGAGGAGCTTCGGACTCGCGACGCGGGCGATCGGCGTATACATACCGCGCAAGTTCGGTGTTACCGTGAGCATTGTTCCCCCCGGTTTGAGAAGGCTGGACATCTCCTCCAAGATCGTTTGCGGCGCGTCGAAATGTTCAATCAACCCCATTGAATAAACGAAATCAAACGCTGCGCGCTGTTTTTTAGCAAACGTGAACAAATCTTCACAGATGATTGTCCCTTTGGCACCCGCAAGGGCAAGGTTCCGTTGCGCAAGTTGGCACCCCAACTCCGAAAAATCAACACCGTAACACTCGCTTTCATAGTTTTGGGCGAGATAGGGGAGCCACAGCGAATCAGCGCACCCCAACTCAATTAACGTCGGTTGTTTAAAACCTGAAAGTGCTCGGTTGAACAACTTAGCAAGTTGACGGTTCGCCACATAAGCCCATCGTAAGTGACGAATTTTGTGCTGTTGCCCATCCCAAAGCGTCGTCCAATAGGATTCATCTGTCAAGGGTTTAACGTGCGAATCCATACTAACCTTCCTCGGGGAGAACCGCATCGTGTTCCAAAATAGGGCAGAGGTCGCAGAGCCAATCCGCACAATAGTTTTTATGGAGACGGAGGATGCCTTGTTCAATTTTAGCGGTCGGTTTCAGGTGGCGCATCTGCTGCGCCTCTGTCGTAAAAATTTGTTCGTCAATCTTGCGGATAATCTTGTTCCCTGTTGACTTGGAACCAGTCCTGTAGAGTCGTAGAATTGCCGCCTGCAATTTCTGGCTCTCCGCTTCGACAGCCCAAACGTAGGCAGCTGGTAAAATTTTATTGATAATGATGTCCACGGCTCGATCCTTACCAATAAGAACTGCTTTACGGGCACCGCCTGTACCGAAATCGAAATGCGTTTCCCAGTAGCCGATGGGTTCGAGCATCAGCAGTGCGCGAAGTTTTTTTTCGATGGTTCGTAATAGTTTTGGTGTATCTACATCTGCCGCCTTTTCACAGGTTGGCAGAAAGTACATCATGAGGCTGCCTTGGCACGCGTGAATGAGTTGACTCATCGCAGCGATCCGTCGGGTAGGACGGTTAACAGGTCTTCCTGTAAAGCTCCAGCGTGCTTCTGTCATACGTGGAGGGAGTTCAGCACATTCTGAAGCGCGCCACAATTCTTCTAATGCGATAACACTCGAATCGTTTGTTACTTCAGGCGGGAACGATTTCTCTCGTTGTGAGGGTAGGAGTCCGGCAACGCCGAAGAGGATCGCCTGAATTTCTAACGCTGACTTCTCATCAAGATCAGTGAAAGGCACATGCTGCGCCAACTCGCGAAATGCCTTGCTATTCCGTTCATACCCGAGTGCCTCCATGATACCTTCATAGAGGAGTTGCTCGAAATCGAGGCGCGTTCTTAACAGGCGTATTGATTCTGCCTTTTCCAAAAACCGTTCACGTCCCAAAGATTCAAAAACGCTTTTCAACACCTCCATGTTCAGTTGTTTCCCCGTTATTCGACAACGTCCATCAGTTGTTTCTGGGGCTTGACTATCATCGTATAGATTCCCTGTATCTACAGCGACCCATTTCAGCAATTCGAGGGTCGGGACGCGTTTATTGTTCTGAAGCCGCGTCCGTAGATTGAAGTCATCATTAAAAAACACGGCGTGCAGAATAACGCGGTTGTATCTGGAATTGAGGTGATGTTTATGGGCGTACCACTCTGAAGATCGGACGTGAATTTCGACATCACCGACCTGAAGTTTCCCATCAATCTCAATCTCAGCGTGCATAAAATCGGGACCTTCGTTATGGTTCCAGACACCCGGTTTTAGGACGCGAATGGGTCGTCGATCAATCGTTTCCATGTTGGTATTGAAAAAGCGTTGCTCCTGCCACAATTTCTGAACGAACGCCTCGTCAATTTTATCCAAGTCAGGCTTGTGGGTCTCGTCAATTTCTCTGAAAAGTTTAAGGACATCCTCAATTGTGGTTATATCGTCCATATCGGTTTCCGTATGTTTCGGTTTACTTCGCCCCTTGGATTTCGTTGAGCAATGCCTGTGTTGCGATATCTGGTTCGGGGTGTGTGCAAACAGCAGAGATCACCGCGATGCCGTGTGCACCTGCCTGAATAACTTCGCCCGCGGTTTCCACGCGAATACCGCCGATAGCGATGACAGGACACGCTGCGATGTCGCACATTCGGCGAAGTCGTTCTAATCCCTTAGCCTCTTCTGCGTCCGGTTTTGAAGAGGTGCCATAGATGGGTCCGAATCCGATATAGTCAGCACTTTCTGTAATTGCTTCAAGTATTTTTTCTTCGGTTCTGGCGGATGCGCCGATGATGGCTTCTGGAGATAGGATTCGTCTCCCAATAGAGACAGGCATGTCGTCTTGCCCAAAATGTGCGCCTGTTGCGCTGACAGCCAGCGCGATGTCGGCTCTATCGTTCACAATCAGTGGCACATTGTGCCGTGTGCATACGGTTTGCATCTGTTGTGCGATTGCTACCAATTCACGCGTCGTTCCGTGTTTCTGCCGGAATTGCACCGTATCCGCGCCGCCTTTGATTGCGAGTTCCGCCAGTTCCGCGTGTGTAAATTGAGATTGCAATGTTGTATCCGTGATGACGTGTAAAACGCCGATGTTTTTCATATTGGCATATCATCCAAAATGTGATAGATTATAGTTGTCGATTTGCCTCGCAGTGAGAGTCGTCAGTGGAATAGCCATCATCCATTAGCCGTCAGTCCCGTCTTGTGGCAGTTACACAGGCTAACACTGCCACAGTTTACTGAAAGCCGAAAGCCGATGGCTGATAGCCATCTTACCGATAACTAATTTAGTATATCACATTTAGGAGGTACTTTGTGAGTAATTTATTATTTGAATCTGGAGATAAGGTGCTTTTTATTGGGGACAGTATTACAGATTGTGGACGACGTGATGCACATGCCGCTCCATTGGGGAATGGCTACGTCCGCAAAATAACCGAACTTATCACCGCAAAATACCCGGAACGTCAGATCACATACATCAATAAAGGCATTGGTGGGGACATCGTTGAGGGTTTAGAAAATCGATGGGATGTCGATGTCATTGACGAAAAACCGAAGTGGCTTTCAGTGAAGATCGGTATTAACAATGCGAGTCGGCAGCACACTGAAGGTGTCTCGACAGAAGATTACTTACCGGTTTGGGAAGAGTGTTATCGGCGGATTCTCACGCGTGCGAAAACCGAATTAGATGCCTCACTTTTTCTATTTGAAATTTTTTATATTGAAGAAGATGTTGACGCGCCGCGTCCATTGGCTGTTGATGCTTACAATGAAAGTATTCACAGGCTCGCGAAGGAATTTGATGCAAGGCTGATACCCACGAATGCCGCTTTTGACAGCGCAGTCGCTGCTCGTCCGGGCGCGCTCTGGACGACTCAAGACGGCGTTCATCCAAACGCAGAGGGGCATACTTTGATGGCGTTGGAATTCCTCAAGCAGGCAGCGTGGTAAACTGTCCTCGTGAACGCGCTTTGAGGAACAGCGTTTGCCGCTACCGTGAAACTTCTTTGGCTTGACGTTTCAACGTTTGAATGAGTTCTTGTTCGTGATTTTTGTTGTATTCGGCGGCAAGCCGTCGGGCGTTGATGCGATTATCCCAGTAGAATTGCCCCCCAACTAAAGCGATGCCGGTGCAGTCAACGTATCGACGTTCACGAATCGCATCTACCGCAAGATAGATGAACGTTCCGCTTAGTGCTGCCGCGAGGATACCTTCTTTAACGCTTCCGACATAAAGCTGCCCGCTCCCAGGGACAACTGTGGAGAGCCATCCTGCCATTTGCGGCGATTTGTGTGGCAGCGGTGTTTCTGCAAGAAGCGTATCCGCTAATTGACGCGCCTTTTTTCTCTGCAGCGCATCAATCTGAAGCGTATCCGCTCGCCGTAATTCTGTAATAGCCTTGTTCCAATCGTTCGTATGGATGTAGCACCAACCGCGCAAATAGTGCGCCGCTGCCGCGACTTCTGTGTCCTCGCTTGCGTGCAGAAGTTCAAAGAGCGTGGTCCGTGCCAGTGAATACGCGCCTGCATCAAATTGGAGTTGTCCAATCATCAACTGGCTCTGAAACCGGAAAGGCGAATTTGGATAGGCACCTAAGAATTCATGAAACAGACGTTCAGCACGGTCGGGTTCTTTCTGGTAGTAATAGCTCTGCGCGATCCGATAATCCGCTACATCCGTGAATTCTGTATTAGGTTGATAAAACAGAAGGCGTTTATACTCACGCCTCGCTGCTTGATAGTCGCCCGATTCAAAAATCTGCTCAGCGTACCGGTATTGTTGGATCGTCCCTTCAGCAGTCCCACTCATCGCAAAGACTATGATGGAGATTAAAAGATTTGCAGTTATCATGTCAAAACCTGGATTTCCACAATACGAGTGTTACCTCGTCCTTGGGAGGGGGTGTTGCTCCAAATAACCCTGAATCCCGAATTTCCTGTTGGAGTCGATTCCGAAAGTATTGCTCCTGTTGGATGTTGAAGGCGCGTGCCGTCTGGACACTCTGATAGATACTGTTCCCATAGAGAAACAACCCAAGCACGCCGACAGGAACGGCAACTTCGTAACGTTCTTCGTTGATGTAATAGAAGCTTGCACTCCCAAATACTGCCACACTAACAAAGGCGTAAAGTCCGTTCATCGTCCGTCCGCTATAAACCTGTCCGCTCCCCGGGACCAACGCTGAAAGCACGCCAGCAACCGTCGGAGAACGGCGCGGCAGCGTGTCAACGTCTTTGACTGTCCGTGCTAATCTATCGCTGACTTTCGCAAAAGGACTCTCTGGATAAGTTAAAAAAACCTCGTTCCATACCCGGCTTGCTTGTGTCCATTCTCCCTTATCTATGTGGAGCATTCCGATTGTGAAATGCGCCCGCGGTGCCAAATTGCTCTCCTTATGCTCCGAGAGAAAACGCTTGAGTGATGCGATCCCTTGTGCGTTATCTCCCAACAAAACATGGCACTGCGCGATATTATTTTTCGCACGCGCGACGAGGACACTTTTCGGATATGTGTCGATCAGAAGTTGATAAGCACGGATCGCGTTTTCCAATTTACCGGCGTTCTGATAAGATGCAGCAACACGGAATGCTATGAAGTCGATTTGAGGGGCATCAGGATGTGAAAAGAGGAGTCGCTTATACTCGTGAGCGGCGTTGAGGTAATCACTCTCTTGGAAAAGCGAATCTGCAAAATAGCGATCAGCGTTCAGCACTCGGAAACCATCAGCAGAGAGAATCTCTTTACTGACTGCTGATTGCTGACGGTTTCCGACAGCCATTCCAGTGGATAAGGAGAATATCCAGAAGAAAATAAGAGGCAAGGCACAACTCACACGCCTATATTGCTGCCTATATTGCGTTGAAACGGGGAGGGTGGTTTTCATTCGGTATCGAGTTGCTTTTGCACATGTTCTTTGCCAACTGCCCAAACGTTATTACCGATGTCTATGAGTTGTGGGGCAAGATGAGAATTTTCAATCTCTTTTTTAAAACCTTCGCTGCTATATGTGTTGAGTAAGATAAGTGCAGCGGCGATAACGAGTCCACCTGAAGCAATGCCGAAGCCGAGTCCAAGTAAGCGGTTTACCCAACCCAAAACTCCCTTTTCAAGAATCCGCTGGATACGTTCAAAGAGTGAGTCAACGAGAATAGAGATAGCGAGTACAATGACAACGATGCTTAGCCATTTTGCCCAAGTGGGATCCTTCACAAACTTTTGAAGAAACACCGCAAGCTGGCTCCAAAATTGACAGGCGATGAAGAAACCCAGACCGATAACGAACACACCCCATACACTTCGGGTGAAACCAGCACGGCAGCAACTTACGCCAGCCAACCCAACAAGAATGAGAATACCGATATCAAGTTTTGTCATTTTGGGTGTTTCAGTGTGGGAGGTTTGCGAATTGTGCCTTAGAACGGGCCTGCGAGCGGAATTTCCGCCAAACTTCGTTCAAACGCTTGTTCAATTGCGGTCTCAATCGGGATACCATTGCTCAATTGGTGGAGCAGCATGCAGATTTTAGGGAAACCGAATTGTTGGATGAGAAATTCTACTATCGCCGTGGATTGGATGTATGCCAATTTCCGGCATTTTGGATTAAGTTGGCTAAATGGTGTGCTCAGTAGTGTAAAAGGAAGTAGGTGTTCTGTCTGAACCGCTTTTTGCAATTCGAGTTTTTCGGACTGGAACATAGGACGTGCAAGGTTTTGTGCGAGTCCCTCATCAAGCCATGCAGGGCAATGTCCGTTTGCCAGATGATGAACCAGCAGATGAACCCACTCATGCCGTAGGAGTGCATATAAGATGCTGAGGACAGGCTCCCCGGCTGTGCAGTATGCTAAATGGATACTACCATTGTAGCATCCACTTGCCCACTTTGGCAGAGAATGTTGAGACTTGGCAGCACCGTTTGTGTTTTCAATTGATATGGAAACCCGGGAAATCGGGTAACATCCTAATATTTCACCGAGTTCCGAGTAGGTTCGGTAAATGAGTCGGCAGATGTTCCATACCGTTTGCGGATTTATTTCGGAATGGCAGGTGAGACCGAAAAATTCCGAATTTACAACCTGTTTAGAGAACTTTGTGGTGTTCTCTTGCAATTGTTTAAGGAATTTTCGAGGCGGCGGTTTCTTAAAATCATCCAAACAGATCAATGTATCGTAACATGCTTTCTCATCAAGAATGCGTGCTTTACGCCTAAGGGCTGTTGGCGACTTAGGGCATAACTGAAGTGCGATGTCTAAGCATGCCAATGCGGTATCCCATTCTCCAACCATCTCATACGCTTTCGCCAGATCGGCATAGATATAGTGATGCTGTGCCGCTCCTAATTTCAAGCCAGCGAGATAATGTTGGATAGATTCAACGTAGCATGCCTGTCTATAACTGAGCGTCGCTTGTTGAAAATGTGATAATGCCAATGGATTGGTATGCCTTATCTGCACTGCCTTCATGAGGAATGGCGGTGCATTAAGGGCTTATGCCCTAATGCACAACACAATCCTTTTCCTTGTATAATTATGACCGCTCAATATTGACGACTTTGAAACTCACTTTTCCACATTTTAGAGTAGAGCCGTCTTCAATAAGGGTCGGCGTTTCAACGCGTGTATTATCAACATAAGTTGTGTTGGAGCTACCCAAATCTGTAACATACACATCATCATCCTTCTGTTCAAATCGGATGTGTAAACGGGAAAGCGTCCGGATTGCGTTGTAACGTTTCAACATCTCTGGAGATGCAGTCGATTGTTCGGTGTCCCACTTCCGCAGTGCCTCTGCGTTGGGTAAAGATGCGTCGACCTGCATAATTTCCGTCGTTTCGCTGCCCATACCTTGTGGGCTGTAACCGGGTTGCAGCTCCAGTCCGTCTGCCGTAACAGTATCGGTTTCCAGGGCTTCGCCCCGAATTTCCGCCATCACGCGTTCCCGCGCGCGCTGCTCGGCACCCGGCGGCGGTAAGACATTCTCTCTTTCCTCAAAACGGTAGTGTGAGAAGTCTATTAATTGTTTCAATGGCTGAAGTTCCGGGAAGTTATTAACCTCCTTTAGGAGACGTTTCTGCTTACGTGATAGTTTTTCGTTTTTCAGCCAACACGTATAAGCTTCCAGCATTTCTGCCTTTTTCAGGTCATCTGCCGAGATGCCGGACCTCCGCCATTTTTTCCAGAAGCGCATGCGTTAATCCTCCAATTAGTATATCCACTGAATGCCTTTTGCAATCAAAATTTTCCGCAATTCTTCCGTACACCGAAAAATCCAGATTTTCACAGTTCCGTCCTTCCGGTTGAGAATGCGGGCAATCTCTGCAATACTATAGCCCTCGAGGTGCCGCAACATCCACGCAATCCGATGATTGGGTTTCGTGACCTGTTCAAGAGCACTTTCCAAAATCTGTTGCGCTTCTGCAGCCTCTAATTCTTCCTCAGGGCCTGGGCACGGGTCTTCATACTTGCTCAACGGCTGTTCATCATCGTCAGGTAAGCCACTGAGCGGACGTTCTCGGATCCGGTCCCGCTTCCGTATTGCATCGATGATTGTATTGCGAGCCACCGTGTTTAACCACGCTTGAAAACTACCCTGTTCTGTATCCCATTTGCTCAGTTTTT is part of the Candidatus Poribacteria bacterium genome and harbors:
- a CDS encoding methyltransferase domain-containing protein — translated: MDSHVKPLTDESYWTTLWDGQQHKIRHLRWAYVANRQLAKLFNRALSGFKQPTLIELGCADSLWLPYLAQNYESECYGVDFSELGCQLAQRNLALAGAKGTIICEDLFTFAKKQRAAFDFVYSMGLIEHFDAPQTILEEMSSLLKPGGTMLTVTPNLRGMYTPIARVASPKLLATHKVILPTDLDAALRDSGFHVTEFGYTGGPLKLSVVDYSPWRAVIGKWGHEVLCKCVNLTDIVVGNLLVGFRVPNQQLTSPYVYALCTKPNSV
- a CDS encoding DUF2851 family protein: MDDITTIEDVLKLFREIDETHKPDLDKIDEAFVQKLWQEQRFFNTNMETIDRRPIRVLKPGVWNHNEGPDFMHAEIEIDGKLQVGDVEIHVRSSEWYAHKHHLNSRYNRVILHAVFFNDDFNLRTRLQNNKRVPTLELLKWVAVDTGNLYDDSQAPETTDGRCRITGKQLNMEVLKSVFESLGRERFLEKAESIRLLRTRLDFEQLLYEGIMEALGYERNSKAFRELAQHVPFTDLDEKSALEIQAILFGVAGLLPSQREKSFPPEVTNDSSVIALEELWRASECAELPPRMTEARWSFTGRPVNRPTRRIAAMSQLIHACQGSLMMYFLPTCEKAADVDTPKLLRTIEKKLRALLMLEPIGYWETHFDFGTGGARKAVLIGKDRAVDIIINKILPAAYVWAVEAESQKLQAAILRLYRTGSKSTGNKIIRKIDEQIFTTEAQQMRHLKPTAKIEQGILRLHKNYCADWLCDLCPILEHDAVLPEEG
- the thiE gene encoding thiamine phosphate synthase is translated as MKNIGVLHVITDTTLQSQFTHAELAELAIKGGADTVQFRQKHGTTRELVAIAQQMQTVCTRHNVPLIVNDRADIALAVSATGAHFGQDDMPVSIGRRILSPEAIIGASARTEEKILEAITESADYIGFGPIYGTSSKPDAEEAKGLERLRRMCDIAACPVIAIGGIRVETAGEVIQAGAHGIAVISAVCTHPEPDIATQALLNEIQGAK
- a CDS encoding SGNH/GDSL hydrolase family protein; the encoded protein is MSNLLFESGDKVLFIGDSITDCGRRDAHAAPLGNGYVRKITELITAKYPERQITYINKGIGGDIVEGLENRWDVDVIDEKPKWLSVKIGINNASRQHTEGVSTEDYLPVWEECYRRILTRAKTELDASLFLFEIFYIEEDVDAPRPLAVDAYNESIHRLAKEFDARLIPTNAAFDSAVAARPGALWTTQDGVHPNAEGHTLMALEFLKQAAW
- a CDS encoding tetratricopeptide repeat protein; the encoded protein is MITANLLISIIVFAMSGTAEGTIQQYRYAEQIFESGDYQAARREYKRLLFYQPNTEFTDVADYRIAQSYYYQKEPDRAERLFHEFLGAYPNSPFRFQSQLMIGQLQFDAGAYSLARTTLFELLHASEDTEVAAAAHYLRGWCYIHTNDWNKAITELRRADTLQIDALQRKKARQLADTLLAETPLPHKSPQMAGWLSTVVPGSGQLYVGSVKEGILAAALSGTFIYLAVDAIRERRYVDCTGIALVGGQFYWDNRINARRLAAEYNKNHEQELIQTLKRQAKEVSR
- a CDS encoding tetratricopeptide repeat protein codes for the protein MKTTLPVSTQYRQQYRRVSCALPLIFFWIFSLSTGMAVGNRQQSAVSKEILSADGFRVLNADRYFADSLFQESDYLNAAHEYKRLLFSHPDAPQIDFIAFRVAASYQNAGKLENAIRAYQLLIDTYPKSVLVARAKNNIAQCHVLLGDNAQGIASLKRFLSEHKESNLAPRAHFTIGMLHIDKGEWTQASRVWNEVFLTYPESPFAKVSDRLARTVKDVDTLPRRSPTVAGVLSALVPGSGQVYSGRTMNGLYAFVSVAVFGSASFYYINEERYEVAVPVGVLGLFLYGNSIYQSVQTARAFNIQQEQYFRNRLQQEIRDSGLFGATPPPKDEVTLVLWKSRF
- a CDS encoding CvpA family protein codes for the protein MTKLDIGILILVGLAGVSCCRAGFTRSVWGVFVIGLGFFIACQFWSQLAVFLQKFVKDPTWAKWLSIVVIVLAISILVDSLFERIQRILEKGVLGWVNRLLGLGFGIASGGLVIAAALILLNTYSSEGFKKEIENSHLAPQLIDIGNNVWAVGKEHVQKQLDTE
- a CDS encoding peptidase MA family metallohydrolase, encoding MALSHFQQATLSYRQACYVESIQHYLAGLKLGAAQHHYIYADLAKAYEMVGEWDTALACLDIALQLCPKSPTALRRKARILDEKACYDTLICLDDFKKPPPRKFLKQLQENTTKFSKQVVNSEFFGLTCHSEINPQTVWNICRLIYRTYSELGEILGCYPISRVSISIENTNGAAKSQHSLPKWASGCYNGSIHLAYCTAGEPVLSILYALLRHEWVHLLVHHLANGHCPAWLDEGLAQNLARPMFQSEKLELQKAVQTEHLLPFTLLSTPFSQLNPKCRKLAYIQSTAIVEFLIQQFGFPKICMLLHQLSNGIPIETAIEQAFERSLAEIPLAGPF
- a CDS encoding FHA domain-containing protein is translated as MRFWKKWRRSGISADDLKKAEMLEAYTCWLKNEKLSRKQKRLLKEVNNFPELQPLKQLIDFSHYRFEERENVLPPPGAEQRARERVMAEIRGEALETDTVTADGLELQPGYSPQGMGSETTEIMQVDASLPNAEALRKWDTEQSTASPEMLKRYNAIRTLSRLHIRFEQKDDDVYVTDLGSSNTTYVDNTRVETPTLIEDGSTLKCGKVSFKVVNIERS
- a CDS encoding RNA polymerase sigma factor → MARQISNDLSAVEDTYLATQAKAGNDAAFRQLFDKHYKWVYNKAYRMLGNYQDAEEVASDVFIKVWQKLSKWDTEQGSFQAWLNTVARNTIIDAIRKRDRIRERPLSGLPDDDEQPLSKYEDPCPGPEEELEAAEAQQILESALEQVTKPNHRIAWMLRHLEGYSIAEIARILNRKDGTVKIWIFRCTEELRKILIAKGIQWIY